Proteins encoded in a region of the Carassius carassius chromosome 49, fCarCar2.1, whole genome shotgun sequence genome:
- the LOC132132930 gene encoding phosphatidylinositol transfer protein beta isoform-like produces the protein MVLIKEYRVVLPCSVEEYQVGQLFSVAEASKNETGGGEGIEVLKNEPYEKEGEKGQYTHKIYHLKSKVPGFVKMIAPEGALVFHEKAWNAYPYCRTIVTNEYMKDDFMIKIETWHKPDTGSLENVHDLDPTTWKTVEVVHIDIADRSQVEPGDYKLAEDPAIFHSEKTGRGPLGPDWKKELLAKTDTPRMCAYKLVTVKFKWWGLQTKIENFIHKQEKRIFTNFHRQLFCWIDSWVELTMEDIRRMEEETQRQLEELRNTGQVRGTSAAHEQ, from the exons ATGGTGCTCATCAAGGAATA tcgtGTGGTCTTGCCATGCTCGGTGGAAgag TATCAAGTTGGGCAGCTTTTCTCTGTGGCTGAGGCCAGTAAAAACGAGACGGGTGGTGGAGAGGGCATTGAAGTGCTGAAGAACGAACCGTATGAGAAGGAGGGCGAGAAGGgacaatacacacacaaaatctacCACTTAAAGAG TAAAGTGCCGGGCTTTGTGAAGATGATTGCACCAGAGGGGGCATTAGTTTTCCACGAAAAAGCCTGGAATGCTTATCCATACTGTCGTACGA TTGTGACT AATGAATACATGAAAGATGACTTCATGATTAAAATTGAAACGTGGCACAAACCTGACACAGGCTCTTTAGAGAAT GTACATGATCTGGATCCCACCACATGGAAGACAGTGGAGGTTGTGCATATCGATATAGCCGATCGGTCTCAGGTCGAACCTGGA GACTATAAACTGGCAGAGGACCCAGCAATCTTTCACTCAGAGAAAACTGGCCGGGGACCTTTAGGGCCAGACTGGAAG AAAGAGCTCTTGGCTAAGACGGACACCCCTCGTATGTGTGCATACAAACTAGTCACCGTCAAGTTCAAGTGGTGGGGCCTtcaaactaaaatagaaaacttcATCCACAAG CAAGAGAAGAGAATCTTCACCAACTTCCACCGTCAGCTCTTCTGTTGGATTGACAGCTGGGTGGAGCTCACCATGGAGGACATCCGCCGGATGGAGGAGGAGACGCAGCGACAGCTGGAGGAG cttcgtaataCTGGTCAGGTTCGAGGCACCAGTGCTGCTCACGAACAATAA